The DNA region CAGCCAGGGTTCCCAGGTTACAGCTGCATCCACATTGCCAGCTACAAAAGCAGCACCGGCATCCCCGGAGGAACTGACTGGAACTATATTTACATCATCTTCTGTAAGCCCCGCTTTATCCAGGGCAGTCAACAGAAAAATGTGGCTGGTGGTACCAACATCAAGGGCCACGCTCTTTCCTTTCAAGTCGGCCAGCTCTTTTATATCCTTGGAAGCTAAAATACCGTCCCCGCCGTAAGAAGTGTCCAGGGCCCAAATAATGGAAACCGGGATTCCTGCATCTTCTAATGTGGCTTCAATATCGAGAGTAGTAGCCATGCCGTCCACCTTGTTACCCGCGAGTGCCTGCTTACGCTCTGCAAGGCCCTGGATAATTGTAATTTCCACATCCTCCAGACCTTCTTCTGCAAAAAACCCTTTATCCCGGGCTAGGAAAAGCGGGCCGTAGCCAGGCCACGTAGTTAAAGTAACGCTAACCTTGTCCAACTTTTGTCCATCTTCACCGCTTTGATTGTTTTCC from Bacillota bacterium includes:
- a CDS encoding aliphatic sulfonate ABC transporter substrate-binding protein, with protein sequence MRGRALKVLVLMLVLGLIISLTGCGGGEEPGAENNQSGEDGQKLDKVSVTLTTWPGYGPLFLARDKGFFAEEGLEDVEITIIQGLAERKQALAGNKVDGMATTLDIEATLEDAGIPVSIIWALDTSYGGDGILASKDIKELADLKGKSVALDVGTTSHIFLLTALDKAGLTEDDVNIVPVSSSGDAGAAFVAGNVDAAVTWEPWLTKGVEEGNGHLAITSKDTPGLIMDALAFRKDFADTHPEEMQAMVNGLVKAMEYYEENQEDAVKIMAEGLKMETENFLDGIKLYNYQENVELFAGEINETLNRAADFYVEKGIISARPDTANMIDSSYLESVSK